A region of the Methylomagnum ishizawai genome:
GATTTCGACTACGCCGATTATTTCCATTGCACGCCGAACACCGGCTATGAACGGCTGTTGCTGGATTGCATGACCGGCGACGCCACGCTGTTCCAGCGGGCCGATATGGTGGAGGCGGGTTGGAACTTGATCCAGCCGGTGCTGGATGTGTGGAAGGCGCTGCCGCCGCGGCAGTTCCCCAACTACGCCGCCGGTTCCTGGGGCCCGCGGGAAGCCGACGAGTTGTTGGAGCGCGATGGTCGGCAGTGGAACAACGGCGGTTGATGCAGTCCGCGGGCGGAACCGCAACGGTTCCCCCCGGCGCGGCTCTAAGGCGGAATCCAGCGCGGTTCCGCCCGCGCCCACCCGAGGAGTCCGGCCATGTCCATCCTGATCGGCACCGCTTCCTGGACCGACCCCAGCCTGATCGAGTCCAAGCGATTCTATCCGCCCGAGGCCAAAACCCCCGAACAGCGGCTCCGGTTCTACGCCACGAGGTTCCCGCTGGTCGAGGTCGATAGCAGCTACTACGCCTTGCCTTCGCAAAAGAACGCCCTCCACTGGGCCGAGCGCACCCCGCCGGGCTTCGTCTTCGATGTCAAAAGCTTCCGCCTGTTCACCGGCCACCAAACCCCACCCCAGGCTTTGCCCGCCGATATCCGCGCCGCCCTGGGTCCGGTGTCCAAGCGCAATGTCTATTACCGGGATGTGCCGGAGGAGTTGCGCCTGGAACTTTGGTCGCGGTTCCGGGGCGCGCTCCGGCCTTTGCGGGAGGCGGGCAGGTTGGGCGCGGTGTTGTTCCAGTTCCCGCCCTGGTTCGTGCATGGGCGCGAGGGTTTCGAGCATATCGCCCTCTGCGCCGACCTCCTGGCCGGGCACCGCTTGGCGGTGGAGTTCCGCCACCGTTCCTGGCTGAATCCCGAGCAAGTCGCCGGCACCTTGGATTTCCTCAGGACGCACGGCCTCGGCCATGTGGTGGTGGACGAGCCGCAGGGGTTTTCCAACAGCGTCCCGGCGGTATGGGAAGCGACCTCGCCCGAGGTGGCGGTGGTGCGCCTGCATGGCCGCAACGCCGCCACCTGGAATATCAAAGGGGCCGATTCCTCCGCCGAGCGCTTCAATTACCTTTATTCCATCGAGGAATTAGCGGACCTGGCCGAGCCGATCCGCGCCCTGTCCGACGCCACGGCCCAGGTCCATGTGGTGTTCAACAACAATATGAGCCATTACGCCCAGCGCAATGCGGCGGAATTGATGGGCTTATTGGGGCTTGCGGCTTGAGGCTGTAGGGTTGAGGCGATAGGCTGTAGTTAGCCTACAGACTACAGCCCCCAGGAAGCACCATGCCCAAGCCGTCCGCCGCCCCGTTCCGCAAGCTCGCCGCCAGCCTGTTGTTGCCGCTGGCCTTGACCGCCTGCGAGCGGGCCAAAAAAACCACCGACGCCCAGGATGTCGCCCAGGCCCAGACCGCGCTCGACCAGGGCGACCTCCGGGGCGGTGCCATCAATGCCCACAACGCCGCCCAGAAAAACCCCAACAACGCCGATGCCCACCGCTTGCTGAGCCTCATCAACCTGGAACTGGGCAACGGCGAGGCGGCGGAAATCGAGCTGAAGCGCGCCACCGATCTCGGGATCGCGCGGGAGGTGGCTTTGCCGATCCTGGCCAAGGCTTTGCTATTGCAAGGCAAGTACCAGGATGTGCTGGACCGGATCGATCTCCCCGCCCAGATGAATCCCCAGGACGGTGCCCGCCTGATGGCTTTGCGCGGCGATGCTTGGTTGGGGGTGGGCAAACCCGACAAGGCCCGGGCCGATTACGAGGCGGCCCTGATGCTGGACGCCACCGCGCCCACCGGCAAGCTCGGCCTGGCCCGCCTCGCGCTGGGCGGGGGCGATGCGCCCCAGGCGCTGGCCTTGGTCCGGGAAGCCATGCAGCGCGAACCCCGCAACGCCGAGCTATGGAGCTTCCAGGGCCAGCTCTACGAAGCCCAGGGCGATCCCGCCCAGGCCGAGGCTAGTTATACCCAGGCCATCGACTTGCGCCAGCGCGATGTCTTCGACCGTTCGCGGCGGGTTTGGGTGCGGCTGTCCCAGGGCAAGACGCAAGCCGCCCAGGAGGACGTGACGGCTTTGGAACGGCAATTCGCCAATCATTTCCTGACCCATTTCACCCGCGGCCTGCTGTTGTTCAAGCAGCGCCAACTGCCCGAAGCCCTGACCGAGTTCGAGGCGACCTCGAAGCTCAACGAAGGCTATGCCGAGGCGCTGTATTTCCAGGGCGTGACCCAACTGCTGATGGACCATCTGCCCAACGCCCAGGAACTCCTGGCCCGTTTCAACGCCTTGGTGCCCAACACCGTGCGCGGTTCGATCATGATGGGTTTGATCAAGGTGAAGCTGAACGACCTGCCCGAGGCCGCGAAATGGCTGCTGCCGGTGTTGGAGCAATATCC
Encoded here:
- a CDS encoding DUF72 domain-containing protein; translation: MSILIGTASWTDPSLIESKRFYPPEAKTPEQRLRFYATRFPLVEVDSSYYALPSQKNALHWAERTPPGFVFDVKSFRLFTGHQTPPQALPADIRAALGPVSKRNVYYRDVPEELRLELWSRFRGALRPLREAGRLGAVLFQFPPWFVHGREGFEHIALCADLLAGHRLAVEFRHRSWLNPEQVAGTLDFLRTHGLGHVVVDEPQGFSNSVPAVWEATSPEVAVVRLHGRNAATWNIKGADSSAERFNYLYSIEELADLAEPIRALSDATAQVHVVFNNNMSHYAQRNAAELMGLLGLAA